One window of the Cuculus canorus isolate bCucCan1 unplaced genomic scaffold, bCucCan1.pri subtelo1, whole genome shotgun sequence genome contains the following:
- the LOC128850850 gene encoding olfactory receptor 14A16-like, translating to MSNSSSITQFLLLAFADTRELQLLHFWLFLGIYLAALLGNGLIFTTIACDHHLHTPMYFFLLNLSVLDLGSISTTVPKSMANSLWDNRIISHSGCVSQVFLLVFFISAEYFLLTVMSYDRYVAICKPLHYGTLLGSRACVHMAAAAWGAGFLNALLHTANTFSLPLCQGNAVEQFFCEIPQILKLSCSHSFLREIWLLDVSVCLCFGCFVFIVVSYVQIFRAVLRIPSEQGRHKAFSTCLPHLAVVSLFASTAGFAYLKPPSTSSPSLDLVVAVLYSVVPPALNPLIYSLRNQQLKDAVWKLITGLVL from the coding sequence atgtccaacagcagctccatcacccagttcctcctcctggcattcgcagacacacgggagctgcagctcttgcacttctggctcttcctgggcatctacctggctgccctcctgggcaacggcctcatcttcaccaccatcgcctgtgaccaccatctccacacccccatgtacttcttcctcctcaacctctctgttcttgacctgggatccatctccaccactgtaCCAAAATCcatggccaattccctctgggaTAACAGGATCATCTCCCACTCAGGATGTGTTTCTCAAGtctttctgcttgtctttttcatttcagcagagtatTTTCTCCTCACGGTcatgtcctacgaccgctacgttgccatctgcaaaccactgcactacgggaccctcctgggcagcagagcttgtgtccacatggcagcagctgcctggggcgctgggtttctcaatgctctgctgcacacagccaatacattttctctgcccctctgccagggcaatgctgtggaacagttcttctgtgaaatccctcagatcctcaagctctcctgctcacactccttCCTCAGGGAGATTTGGCTTCTTGATGTTAGTGTCTGTTTatgttttggctgttttgttttcattgtggtgtcctacgtgcagatcttcagggcggtgctgaggatcccctcagagcagggacggcacaaagccttttccacgtgcctccctcacctggccgtggtctccctctttgccagcactgcagggtttgcctacctgaagcctccctccacctcctctccatccctggatcTTGTGGTGGcagttctgtactcagtggtgcctccagcactgaatcccctcatctacagcctgaggaaccagcagctcaaggatgcagtgtggaaactgataaCTGGATTGGTTCTCTGA
- the LOC128850887 gene encoding protein regulator of cytokinesis 1-like → MRRSDVVAAEAVSVLNGAMAALRDIWEEIGIPEEMRLERMETVKGHIKEMLDLMVAEEESLKQRLLKNIALFQKEIDRLCMELQLDPFEGEKENTILQMDKNLRNRMDVLLQQKAERMRELKTLLEQDQDLCDLLCTTPFCIDGNAVPSLDDLDRYRQHLAFLNAEKEQRQEEFVSSKRQIILLMEELDHTPDTSFEQEVVCEDEEAFCLSRDNITALQDLLKQLEAQRSQNEAVCEELRSRIIALWDRLQVPVEEREASAVHMAGCGAKTRKALQLEVESLEELKLQNMKAMIQAIRAEMAAYWDKCFYSQEQREGFAPYNDENYTEALLELHEAEVGKMKTYYETHKDLFEAVQKWEENWKMFLELERKATDPSRFTNRGGKLLKEEKQRAKLQKVLSKLQAELESRVQAWEQEHEGMFLVKGQQVMAYVSEQWQLYHLEKEKEKQERQLKKRRQIEAEMLYGSTPRTPIKRRMLGTTTPGKARKLNGSSIAGATPNSTVGSGLGK, encoded by the exons ATGCGGAGGAG CGACGTGGTGGCGGCTGAGGCCGTGTCAGTCCTGAACGGAGCCATGGCGGCTCTGCGGGACATCTGGGAGGAGATCGGCATCCCCGAGGAGATGCGCTTGGAGCGTATGGAGACTGTCAAGGGGCACATCAAG gaaatgttggacttgatggttGCAGAGGAGGAGAGTCTGAAGCAGCGTCTCTTGAAGAACATTGCCCTGTTTCAGAAGGAGATTGATAGACTCTGCATGGAGCTCCAGTTGGACCCCTTTGAG ggagagaaggaaaataccaTTCTGCAGATGGATAAGAATTTGCGCAACCGTATGGACGTGttgctgcagcagaaagcagagaggatgCGCGAGCTGAAAACGCTGCTAGAACAAGATCAAGACTTGTGCGACCTCCTCTGCACAACCCCATTCTGCATTGATGGCAATGCCGTGCCCAGCCTGGACGACCTGGATCGTTACAGGCAGCACTTGGCCTTCCTGAACGCTGAGAAG GAGCAAAGGCAAGAAGAGTTTGTCAGCAGTAAGCGGCAAATCATCCTCCTCATGGAGGAGCTGGACCACACTCCAGACACCAGCTTTGAACAGGAGGTGGTGTGTGAAGACGAGGAAGCGTTCTGCTTGTCCAGGGACAATATTACTGCCCTCCAGGATCTCCTGAAGCAG CTGGAAGCCCAGAGATCGCAGAATGAAGCTGTGTGCGAAGAGCTGCGCTCCAGGATCATTGCACTTTGGGACAGGCTGCAAGTTCctgtggaggagagggaggctTCAGCAGTGCACATGGCTGGGTGCGGAGCCAAAACCAGGAAAGCT CTGCAGTTGGAAGTGGAGAGTCTGGAGGAGCTGAAGCTGCAGAACATGAAAGCCATGATTCAGGCAATCCGGGCAGAGATGGCTGCGTACTGGGACAAATGCTTCTACAGtcaggagcagagagaaggcTTCGCCCCCTATAACGATG AGAACTACACAGAGGCCCTGCTCGAGCTCCATGAAGCTGAGGTGGGGAAGATGAAGACCTACTACGAAACACACAAAGATCTGTTTGAGGCCGTCCAGAAATGGGAGGAGAACTGGAAGATGTTCCTGGAGCTGGAG AGGAAAGCAACCGACCCCAGTCGCTTCACCAACCGTGGGGGGAAGctgctgaaagaagagaagcagcgAGCAAAGCTGCAGAAGGTGCTTTCCAAG CTGCAGGCGGAGCTGGAAAGCCGGGTCCAGGCCTGGGAGCAGGAGCACGAGGGCATGTTTCTGGTGAAGGGGCAGCAGGTGATGGCATATGTGTCGGAGCAGTGGCAGCTGTACCacctggagaaagagaaggagaagcaggagcgG CAACTGAAGAAAAGGCGCCAGATAGAGGCAGAGATGTTGTATGGAAGCACCCCGCGCACACCTATCAAACGGCGGATGCTCGGCACCACCACTCCTGGCAAAGCGAGGAAG CTCAATGGCTCTTCCATCGCCGGTGCCACTCCCAACAGCACCGTTGGTTCTGGTTTGGGGAAATAA
- the LOC128850888 gene encoding uncharacterized protein LOC128850888 isoform X4: MCLLSITENGEVSVCSGQGRLDRGPSSLGAELTLLLPTGLIPKDYRSLKTQYLQSYGPEHLLTFHNLKRIGLLTEQSAAETLTAVESRVSKLVTDRAAAESQPSAPGELGAQPCPAGSCCSRAGWKHAAKVDTAGTELRAGQSFGPWEQQGWQERSQMHLILWPERAIFQLEARSWGWDTYHKSPTALPHGAVGLSPTALPDGSASWCCGAVSRGSPPGFKFIFLTTAITNSARMMEAMIEAKA, encoded by the exons ATGTGCCTCCTCTCCATCACGGAGAACGGTGAGGTGTCTgtctgctctgggcagggaagGTTGGATCGGGGGCCCTCCAGCCTGGGTGCAGAGctcaccctgctgctccccacaggTCTCATCCCCAAAGATTACCGGTCCCTGAAAACCCAATACCTGCAG AGCTACGGGCCTGAGCACTTGTTGACCTTCCACAACCTCAAGCGCATCGGGCTGCTGACCGAGCAGTCGGCCGCAGAGACGCTGACCGCTGTGGAGAGCAGAGTCAGCAAGCTGGTGACAGACCGTGCTGCCGCTGAGAGCCAGCCCTCTgcccctggggagctgggagcacagccctgccctgctgggagctgctgctccagagccGGATGGAAGCACGCAGCAAAAGTGGACACTGCGGGCACAGAGCTACGAGCAGGGCAGAGCTTTGGCCcatgggagcagcagggctggcag gaaagatCACAGATGCATTTAATTCTTTGGCCAGAAAGAGCAATTTTCCAGCTAGAAGCAAGAAGCTGGGGTTG ggacacctaccacaagagtcccacagctctgccccacggtgctgtggggctgagtcccacagctctgcctgatGGTTCTGCCTCATGGTGTTGTGGGGCTGTGTCCCGTGGCTCTCCCCCAGGGTTCAAGTTCATCTTCCTGACCACGGCCATCACCAACAGCGCCCGGATGATGGAGGCCATGATCGAGGCCAAGGCCTGA
- the LOC128850888 gene encoding uncharacterized protein LOC128850888 isoform X3, which translates to MCLLSITENGLIPKDYRSLKTQYLQSYGPEHLLTFHNLKRIGLLTEQSAAETLTAVESRVSKLVTDRAAAESQPSAPGELGAQPCPAGSCCSRAGWKHAAKVDTAGTELRAGQSFGPWEQQGWQERSQMHLILWPERAIFQLEARSWGWYVLVELLPCPRARWCQSSSGHSVQAGHPQRHTRHRARAAVAVGWQRETREQRGSRMAETFQNGKGFWEWQRGSGVPEGFGKGKAVQGWKKDSRMPEGLRNCRGVWGCQRESGVAGRFRNA; encoded by the exons ATGTGCCTCCTCTCCATCACGGAGAACG gTCTCATCCCCAAAGATTACCGGTCCCTGAAAACCCAATACCTGCAG AGCTACGGGCCTGAGCACTTGTTGACCTTCCACAACCTCAAGCGCATCGGGCTGCTGACCGAGCAGTCGGCCGCAGAGACGCTGACCGCTGTGGAGAGCAGAGTCAGCAAGCTGGTGACAGACCGTGCTGCCGCTGAGAGCCAGCCCTCTgcccctggggagctgggagcacagccctgccctgctgggagctgctgctccagagccGGATGGAAGCACGCAGCAAAAGTGGACACTGCGGGCACAGAGCTACGAGCAGGGCAGAGCTTTGGCCcatgggagcagcagggctggcag gaaagatCACAGATGCATTTAATTCTTTGGCCAGAAAGAGCAATTTTCCAGCTAGAAGCAAGAAGCTGGGGTTGGTATGTCcttgtggagctgctgccttgccCACGTGCCCGCTGGTGCCAGAGCAGCTCTGGTCACTCTGTGCAGGCTGGGCACCCTCAGAGACACACACGGCACAgggccagagctgctgtggcagtGGGGTGGCAGAGGGAGACGAGGGAGCAGAGGGGTTCAAGAATGGCAGAGACGTTCCAGAATGGTAAAGGGTTTTGGGAATGGCAAAGGGGTTCAGGGGtgccagaggggtttgggaagGGCAAGGCAGTTCAGGGGTGGAAGAAAGATTCCAGAATGCCAGAGGGGCTCAGGAattgcagaggggtttgggggtgccagAGGGAGTCAGGGGTGGCAGGAAGGTTCAGGAATGCTTGA
- the LOC128850888 gene encoding uncharacterized protein LOC128850888 isoform X1 — protein MCLLSITENGEVSVCSGQGRLDRGPSSLGAELTLLLPTGLIPKDYRSLKTQYLQSYGPEHLLTFHNLKRIGLLTEQSAAETLTAVESRVSKLVTDRAAAESQPSAPGELGAQPCPAGSCCSRAGWKHAAKVDTAGTELRAGQSFGPWEQQGWQERSQMHLILWPERAIFQLEARSWGWYVLVELLPCPRARWCQSSSGHSVQAGHPQRHTRHRARAAVAVGWQRETREQRGSRMAETFQNGKGFWEWQRGSGVPEGFGKGKAVQGWKKDSRMPEGLRNCRGVWGCQRESGVAGRFRNA, from the exons ATGTGCCTCCTCTCCATCACGGAGAACGGTGAGGTGTCTgtctgctctgggcagggaagGTTGGATCGGGGGCCCTCCAGCCTGGGTGCAGAGctcaccctgctgctccccacaggTCTCATCCCCAAAGATTACCGGTCCCTGAAAACCCAATACCTGCAG AGCTACGGGCCTGAGCACTTGTTGACCTTCCACAACCTCAAGCGCATCGGGCTGCTGACCGAGCAGTCGGCCGCAGAGACGCTGACCGCTGTGGAGAGCAGAGTCAGCAAGCTGGTGACAGACCGTGCTGCCGCTGAGAGCCAGCCCTCTgcccctggggagctgggagcacagccctgccctgctgggagctgctgctccagagccGGATGGAAGCACGCAGCAAAAGTGGACACTGCGGGCACAGAGCTACGAGCAGGGCAGAGCTTTGGCCcatgggagcagcagggctggcag gaaagatCACAGATGCATTTAATTCTTTGGCCAGAAAGAGCAATTTTCCAGCTAGAAGCAAGAAGCTGGGGTTGGTATGTCcttgtggagctgctgccttgccCACGTGCCCGCTGGTGCCAGAGCAGCTCTGGTCACTCTGTGCAGGCTGGGCACCCTCAGAGACACACACGGCACAgggccagagctgctgtggcagtGGGGTGGCAGAGGGAGACGAGGGAGCAGAGGGGTTCAAGAATGGCAGAGACGTTCCAGAATGGTAAAGGGTTTTGGGAATGGCAAAGGGGTTCAGGGGtgccagaggggtttgggaagGGCAAGGCAGTTCAGGGGTGGAAGAAAGATTCCAGAATGCCAGAGGGGCTCAGGAattgcagaggggtttgggggtgccagAGGGAGTCAGGGGTGGCAGGAAGGTTCAGGAATGCTTGA
- the LOC128850888 gene encoding uncharacterized protein LOC128850888 isoform X2 — MCLLSITENGEVSVCSGQGRLDRGPSSLGAELTLLLPTGLIPKDYRSLKTQYLQSYGPEHLLTFHNLKRIGLLTEQSAAETLTAVESRVSKLVTDRAAAESQPSAPGELGAQPCPAGSCCSRAGWKHAAKVDTAGTELRAGQSFGPWEQQGWQVLLLVLFWSPELCASLCPAVTNPEALSCFFSSCFPGKITDAFNSLARKSNFPARSKKLGLVCPCGAAALPTCPLVPEQLWSLCAGWAPSETHTAQGQSCCGSGVAEGDEGAEGFKNGRDVPEW, encoded by the exons ATGTGCCTCCTCTCCATCACGGAGAACGGTGAGGTGTCTgtctgctctgggcagggaagGTTGGATCGGGGGCCCTCCAGCCTGGGTGCAGAGctcaccctgctgctccccacaggTCTCATCCCCAAAGATTACCGGTCCCTGAAAACCCAATACCTGCAG AGCTACGGGCCTGAGCACTTGTTGACCTTCCACAACCTCAAGCGCATCGGGCTGCTGACCGAGCAGTCGGCCGCAGAGACGCTGACCGCTGTGGAGAGCAGAGTCAGCAAGCTGGTGACAGACCGTGCTGCCGCTGAGAGCCAGCCCTCTgcccctggggagctgggagcacagccctgccctgctgggagctgctgctccagagccGGATGGAAGCACGCAGCAAAAGTGGACACTGCGGGCACAGAGCTACGAGCAGGGCAGAGCTTTGGCCcatgggagcagcagggctggcaggtgctgctgctggttctCTTCTGGAGCCCGGAACTCTGTGCGTCCCTCTGCCCAGCTGTGACTAATCCTGAGGCTCtgagctgtttcttctcctcttgttttccaggaaagatCACAGATGCATTTAATTCTTTGGCCAGAAAGAGCAATTTTCCAGCTAGAAGCAAGAAGCTGGGGTTGGTATGTCcttgtggagctgctgccttgccCACGTGCCCGCTGGTGCCAGAGCAGCTCTGGTCACTCTGTGCAGGCTGGGCACCCTCAGAGACACACACGGCACAgggccagagctgctgtggcagtGGGGTGGCAGAGGGAGACGAGGGAGCAGAGGGGTTCAAGAATGGCAGAGACGTTCCAGAATGGTAA